In Bacillota bacterium, the sequence ACGATACTCGGTCTACACCGATGCGTTGGTCCGACATGTTTCCGGATGCCTTGAGACCGAGGCAAAAACTCGCCGGGTAAACGGTAGACAATTAGGTTATAATGCCATATAATAGACGCAAATCCGATGCAGGGGAATAGATGGAAGTCCGGTGCCCTCAGAGAGTCGGCGGCAGGTGTGAGCCGACCACCGCTTCATCGATCCACCCCGAAGGGAGACACCGATGAGGTGGTCCGGGTCAGCCCGTTATCGCGACAAAGGGACGTTACCGTCTACTCGTAGGATCAGAAGAGCTAGGAGTTAGAGGTAGCGTAATTTGGGTGGCACCGCGGATAACTCTCCGTCCCATAGGGACCGGGGAGTTTTTTTATTTCCGAATTTGAGGATGAGACAAAGTACCTACAGGAAGAGGTGGAAGACATGCTAGACCTAAGATGGATTCGCGAGAACGTTGCTGAGGTCAAAGAGGCCATGGCTAAGAGGGGAACCGACGTCTCCGTCGATGGGCTCCTGCAAGCCGATGAGCGCCGCAGAGCACTGCTTAGGGAGACTGAGGAACTAAAGGCGCGACGCAACACCGTCTCTCAGGAAGTGGCGAAGAGAAAAAAGGCCAGGGAAGATGCCGATGACATCATTGCAGAGATGCGCGAGGTATCGGACCGGATTAAGACCCTAGATCAAGAGTTGAAGGAAGTTGAACAGGAAATCTCTGATACCCTGTTGTTGATTCCCAACATTCCCCACCCCTCGGTTCCCGAAGGTAGCGATGATAGCGATAACCTGGAAATTACCCGCTGGGGAGAGCCTCGCCAGTTCTCCTTTGAACCTAAGGCCCACTGGGATTTGGGAGTAGATCTCGATGGGATCGATTTTGAACGGGCCGGGAAAGTAACGGGTGCTCGCTTTGCTTTCTTGAAACAGGGCATCGCTCGGCTGGAACGGGCCTTGGCCAACTTTATGCTCAACCTACACGTCGATAAGCATGGTTATCAGGAGGTGCAGCCGCCCTACATCGTCAACAGTGCCAGCATGACCGGGACCGGTCAGCTGCCGAAGTTTGCCGA encodes:
- the serS gene encoding serine--tRNA ligase encodes the protein MLDLRWIRENVAEVKEAMAKRGTDVSVDGLLQADERRRALLRETEELKARRNTVSQEVAKRKKAREDADDIIAEMREVSDRIKTLDQELKEVEQEISDTLLLIPNIPHPSVPEGSDDSDNLEITRWGEPRQFSFEPKAHWDLGVDLDGIDFERAGKVTGARFAFLKQGIARLERALANFMLNLHVDKHGYQEVQPPYIVNSASMTGTGQLPKFAEDSFRLEGTDYWLIPTSEVPVTNIYRGEILDGEQLPIYFTALSACFRSEAGSHGRDTRGLIRMHQFNKVELVKFVRPETSYDELEKLTADAREVLELLGLPYRVVKLCTGDLGFSSAMTYDIEVWMPSYGRYVEISSCSNFEDYQARRANIRFRPEPGAKPEFVHTLNGSGLAVGRTLAAVMENYQLPDGSIEVPEVLRPYMGGMEIIKR